Proteins from a genomic interval of Microbacterium abyssi:
- the otsB gene encoding trehalose-phosphatase produces MTRTWTPGTADDALTAIATTPRLVIALDFDGTASPLVPDPMAARALPEVKVQLDRLAALPDTFVAYVSGRSMNDLRVITEHSDESSFSLAGSHGAQYWFPGVGDSDAPGSATEAGAREELWAAAQPIVDRYEGVGLEPKTFGMGIHTRRATPEVEAAAFAEIDALVAERFPHWRRRSGHRVLEFSSRVEGKDTAMSVLREQFDATGILFAGDDVTDEDAMRVLQPGDLGVRVGPGETAAAVRVDTPQDIAALLGALASERAAGRE; encoded by the coding sequence GTGACCCGCACCTGGACGCCCGGAACCGCCGACGACGCACTGACCGCCATCGCCACCACCCCGCGACTGGTCATCGCCCTCGACTTCGACGGAACGGCATCCCCGCTCGTGCCCGACCCGATGGCCGCTCGCGCGCTGCCGGAGGTCAAGGTGCAGCTCGACCGTCTCGCGGCGCTGCCGGACACGTTCGTCGCCTACGTCTCCGGACGCAGCATGAACGACCTTCGCGTCATCACCGAGCACAGCGACGAATCGAGCTTCTCGCTCGCCGGATCCCACGGGGCGCAGTACTGGTTCCCGGGTGTGGGCGACTCCGACGCCCCTGGCTCGGCGACCGAGGCCGGCGCGCGCGAGGAGCTCTGGGCCGCCGCACAGCCGATCGTCGATCGCTACGAGGGCGTCGGGCTCGAGCCGAAGACGTTCGGGATGGGCATCCACACCCGTCGCGCGACGCCGGAGGTCGAAGCTGCCGCCTTCGCGGAGATCGACGCCCTGGTCGCGGAGCGCTTCCCGCACTGGCGGCGCCGCTCCGGCCATCGCGTGCTGGAGTTCTCCTCGCGCGTCGAGGGCAAGGACACCGCGATGAGCGTGCTGCGCGAGCAGTTCGACGCCACCGGCATCCTGTTCGCCGGCGACGACGTGACCGACGAGGACGCCATGCGGGTGCTGCAGCCCGGCGACCTCGGCGTAAGGGTCGGTCCCGGCGAAACGGCGGCCGCAGTGCGTGTGGACACTCCACAAGACATCGCCGCTCTTCTGGGCGCGCTGGCGTCGGAGCGCGCCGCCGGACGGGAATAG
- the ilvD gene encoding dihydroxy-acid dehydratase yields the protein MSSQDPSSNAPIDIKPRSRVVTDGIEATTSRGMLRAVGMGDEDWDKPQIGIASSWNEITPCNLSLDRLAQGAKEGVHSGGGYPLQFGTISVSDGISMGHEGMHFSLVSREVIADSVETVMMAERLDGSVLLAGCDKSIPGMLMASARLDLSSVFLYAGSIAPGWVKLSDGTEKDVTIIDSFEAVGACRAGLMSEEDLKRIECAIAPGEGACGGMYTANTMASVAEALGLSLPGSAAPPAADRRRDYFAHRSGEAVVNLLRQGITTRDILTREAFENAIALAMALGGSTNVVLHLLAIAREADVELSLHDFNRIGDRVPHVADMKPFGKYVMNDVDRHGGIPVIMKAMLDEGLLHGDALTVTGKTLAENLADLDPQPIDGEVIHTFDNPIHATGGLTILHGSLAPEGAVVKTAGFDATVFEGPARVFERERAAMDAVANGEINAGEVIVIRYEGPKGGPGMREMLAITAAIKGAGLGKDVLLLTDGRFSGGTTGLCIGHIAPEAVDAGPIAFVRDGDLIRVDIAARSLDLLVDEAELASRRSGWEPLPPRYTRGVLAKYSRLVRSAAEGATTG from the coding sequence ATGTCCTCGCAAGATCCTTCTTCGAACGCGCCCATCGACATCAAGCCCCGCAGCCGCGTCGTCACCGACGGCATCGAGGCCACGACTTCCCGAGGCATGCTCCGTGCCGTCGGGATGGGTGATGAGGACTGGGACAAGCCGCAGATCGGCATCGCGTCCAGCTGGAACGAGATCACGCCCTGCAACCTGAGCCTCGACCGGCTCGCGCAGGGTGCGAAGGAGGGCGTGCACTCGGGCGGTGGCTACCCGCTGCAGTTCGGCACCATCTCGGTCTCGGACGGCATCTCGATGGGCCACGAGGGGATGCACTTCTCGCTCGTGTCGCGCGAGGTCATCGCCGACTCGGTCGAGACCGTCATGATGGCCGAGCGCCTCGACGGCAGCGTGCTGCTGGCCGGCTGCGACAAGTCGATCCCCGGGATGCTGATGGCCAGTGCGCGCCTCGATCTCTCCAGCGTCTTCCTCTACGCCGGCTCCATCGCACCGGGATGGGTGAAGCTCTCGGACGGCACCGAGAAGGACGTCACCATCATCGACTCCTTCGAGGCCGTCGGCGCCTGCCGTGCGGGTCTCATGAGTGAAGAGGACCTCAAGCGCATCGAGTGCGCGATCGCTCCTGGCGAAGGCGCGTGCGGCGGCATGTACACCGCGAACACGATGGCATCCGTCGCCGAGGCCCTCGGTCTCAGCCTGCCCGGCTCCGCCGCCCCGCCGGCGGCTGACCGCCGCCGCGACTACTTCGCCCACCGCTCCGGCGAGGCCGTCGTGAATCTGCTGCGTCAGGGGATCACGACCCGCGACATCCTCACCAGGGAGGCCTTCGAGAACGCGATCGCCCTGGCCATGGCCCTCGGCGGTTCGACGAACGTCGTGCTGCACCTGCTCGCCATCGCCCGCGAGGCCGATGTCGAACTGAGCCTGCACGACTTCAACCGCATCGGCGACAGGGTGCCGCACGTCGCCGATATGAAGCCCTTCGGCAAGTACGTCATGAACGACGTCGACCGCCATGGCGGCATCCCCGTGATCATGAAGGCCATGCTCGACGAGGGCCTGCTGCACGGCGACGCCCTCACCGTCACCGGCAAGACGCTCGCCGAGAACCTCGCGGACCTCGACCCGCAGCCGATCGACGGCGAGGTCATCCATACCTTCGACAACCCGATCCACGCCACCGGCGGCCTCACGATCCTGCATGGATCGCTTGCCCCCGAAGGCGCGGTCGTGAAGACCGCCGGCTTCGACGCCACCGTGTTCGAGGGCCCCGCGCGGGTCTTCGAGCGCGAGCGCGCCGCGATGGATGCCGTCGCGAACGGTGAGATCAACGCCGGCGAGGTCATCGTCATCCGCTACGAGGGTCCCAAGGGCGGACCGGGCATGCGCGAGATGCTCGCGATCACCGCTGCCATCAAGGGCGCGGGGCTCGGAAAAGATGTACTACTCTTGACGGACGGACGATTCTCAGGCGGCACAACCGGCCTGTGCATCGGCCACATAGCACCCGAAGCGGTGGACGCTGGTCCCATCGCCTTCGTGCGCGATGGTGATCTGATACGGGTCGATATCGCAGCTCGCTCTCTTGACTTACTCGTCGACGAGGCAGAGCTCGCCTCCCGCCGCTCTGGCTGGGAGCCGCTTCCCCCGCGCTATACCCGTGGCGTTCTTGCCAAGTACTCGCGACTCGTGCGCTCCGCTGCGGAGGGTGCGACGACCGGATGA
- a CDS encoding acetolactate synthase large subunit, whose protein sequence is MTADAVSAVPRPPSSKSSAPEITGAEAVVRSLELLGVTDVFGLPGGAILPVYDPLMDASELRHILVRHEQGAGHAAEGYASASGRVGVCIATSGPGATNLVTAIADAYMDSVPMVAITGQVFSTLMGTDAFQEADIVGITMPVTKHSFLVKDARDIPGAIAAAFEIASTGRPGPVLVDITKDAQQDVAPFVWPPKIDLPGYRPVTKAHGKQIQAAAALLAEAKKPVLYVGGGVVRGRAAAELKELAESTGAPVVTTLMARGAFPDSHPQHLGMPGMHGTVPAVLALQEADLLVSLGARFDDRVTGKAALFAPHAKVVHVDIDPAEISKIRTADVPIVGDVRDVLTDLDAAYRGIVGSTKPDISDWWAYLDGLRDEFPLGYTEPSDGLLAPQYVISRIGELTGPEGIYAAGVGQHQMWAAQFIKYERPNAWLNSGGAGTMGYSVPAAMGAKVAEPDRVVWSIDGDGCFQMTNQELATCAINNIPIKVAIINNSSLGMVRQWQTLFYDGRHSNTDLNTGHGTIRIPDFVKLAEAYGCLAIRVEKEEEVDAAIKLALETNDRPVVIDFVVSADSMVWPMVPQGVSNNYVQYARDHAPAFDEEV, encoded by the coding sequence ATGACTGCTGACGCTGTATCGGCCGTGCCCCGGCCGCCGTCCTCGAAGAGCTCCGCCCCGGAGATCACCGGCGCGGAGGCCGTGGTCCGCTCGCTCGAGCTGCTCGGCGTCACCGACGTCTTCGGCCTCCCCGGGGGCGCGATCCTCCCGGTCTACGACCCGTTGATGGACGCGTCCGAGCTCCGCCACATCCTCGTTCGTCACGAGCAGGGCGCCGGACACGCCGCAGAGGGCTACGCCTCGGCATCCGGAAGGGTCGGCGTGTGCATCGCGACCTCCGGTCCCGGCGCGACCAACCTCGTCACGGCGATCGCCGACGCCTACATGGACTCGGTCCCCATGGTCGCGATCACCGGCCAGGTGTTCTCGACGCTGATGGGGACGGACGCGTTCCAGGAGGCCGACATCGTCGGCATCACGATGCCCGTGACGAAGCACTCTTTCCTCGTGAAGGACGCGCGCGACATCCCAGGTGCGATCGCCGCCGCCTTCGAGATCGCCTCGACCGGTCGACCCGGTCCCGTGCTGGTCGACATCACCAAGGACGCGCAGCAGGACGTCGCGCCGTTCGTCTGGCCACCGAAGATCGATCTGCCGGGCTACCGCCCGGTGACGAAGGCGCACGGCAAGCAGATCCAGGCCGCGGCCGCCCTGCTGGCGGAGGCGAAGAAGCCGGTGCTGTACGTCGGCGGCGGTGTGGTGCGCGGACGAGCGGCAGCCGAGCTCAAAGAGCTGGCCGAGTCCACGGGCGCGCCGGTCGTGACGACGCTGATGGCGCGCGGTGCCTTCCCCGACTCGCACCCGCAGCACCTGGGCATGCCGGGTATGCACGGCACGGTGCCCGCGGTGCTCGCGCTGCAGGAGGCCGATCTGCTCGTCTCGCTCGGCGCGAGGTTCGATGACCGCGTCACGGGCAAGGCGGCGCTGTTCGCCCCGCACGCGAAGGTCGTGCACGTCGACATCGACCCGGCCGAGATCTCCAAGATCCGCACGGCCGACGTGCCGATCGTGGGTGACGTGCGCGATGTGCTCACCGATCTGGATGCCGCGTACCGCGGGATCGTCGGCAGCACCAAGCCCGACATCTCGGACTGGTGGGCGTACCTCGACGGGCTGCGCGACGAGTTCCCGCTCGGCTACACGGAGCCCAGCGACGGTCTGCTCGCACCCCAGTACGTGATCTCCCGCATCGGCGAGCTGACAGGTCCGGAGGGCATCTACGCAGCCGGCGTCGGGCAGCACCAGATGTGGGCTGCGCAGTTCATCAAGTACGAGCGCCCCAACGCGTGGCTGAACTCCGGGGGAGCGGGCACGATGGGCTACTCGGTGCCTGCGGCCATGGGCGCGAAGGTCGCAGAACCCGACCGCGTGGTCTGGTCGATCGACGGCGACGGATGCTTCCAGATGACCAATCAGGAGCTCGCGACCTGTGCGATCAACAACATCCCGATCAAGGTCGCCATCATCAACAACTCGTCGCTCGGGATGGTGCGCCAGTGGCAGACCCTGTTCTACGACGGGCGCCACTCCAACACCGATCTGAACACCGGTCATGGCACGATCCGGATCCCCGACTTCGTCAAGCTCGCCGAGGCGTACGGATGCCTCGCGATCCGCGTCGAGAAGGAGGAGGAGGTGGATGCCGCGATCAAGCTGGCCCTCGAGACCAACGACCGTCCCGTGGTCATCGACTTCGTCGTCTCCGCCGACTCGATGGTGTGGCCGATGGTGCCGCAGGGAGTGAGCAACAACTACGTCCAGTACGCGCGCGATCACGCTCCCGCGTTCGATGAGGAGGTCTGA
- the ilvN gene encoding acetolactate synthase small subunit yields MSKHVLSLLVEDTPGLLTRVAGLFARRGFNIESLAVGVTEVPGVSRITVVVDVEELPLEQVTKQLNKLVNVIKIVELDPAGSVQRQHMLVKVRTDNTTRSNVIEVVNLFRASVVDYASDALVIEVTGDQGKVEALLRALEPFGVKEIAQSGLLAIGRGGKSITERVLRG; encoded by the coding sequence ATGTCCAAGCACGTGCTGAGTCTCCTCGTCGAGGACACCCCGGGTCTGCTGACCCGAGTCGCAGGGCTCTTCGCCCGTCGCGGCTTCAACATCGAATCCCTCGCGGTCGGCGTGACCGAGGTGCCGGGCGTGTCCCGCATCACGGTCGTCGTCGACGTCGAGGAGCTGCCGCTCGAGCAGGTGACCAAGCAGCTGAACAAGCTCGTGAACGTCATCAAGATCGTCGAACTCGACCCTGCCGGGTCCGTGCAGCGCCAGCACATGCTGGTGAAGGTGCGCACAGACAACACGACGCGGTCGAACGTGATCGAGGTCGTGAACCTGTTCCGCGCGTCGGTCGTCGACTACGCCTCGGACGCGCTGGTGATCGAGGTCACCGGCGACCAGGGCAAGGTCGAGGCGCTGCTGCGTGCGCTAGAGCCCTTCGGCGTCAAGGAGATCGCGCAGTCGGGCCTCCTCGCCATCGGCCGCGGCGGCAAGAGCATCACCGAACGCGTACTGCGCGGCTGA
- the ilvC gene encoding ketol-acid reductoisomerase, with translation MSTEIFYDDDADLSLIQGKKVAIVGYGSQGHAHAQNLRDSGVEVAIALKDGSKSAPKAEEAGFPVKNVADATAWADLIMILAPDQHQRTIYSESIAPNLTAGKTLAFAHGFNIRFGYIDAPEGVDVILVAPKAPGHTVRREFVAGRGIPDIIAVEKDASGNAWDLALSYAKAIGGTRAGVIKTTFTEETETDLFGEQAVLCGGMSHLVQAGFETLTEAGYQPQIAYFEVLHELKLIVDLMWEGGIAKQRWSISDTAEYGDYVSGPRVIDSAVKESMKGVLADIQSGAFAKRFIDDQDNGAKEFQELRAKEEQHPIETTGKELRSLFAWKQQDEDYVDGSAAR, from the coding sequence GTGAGTACTGAGATCTTCTACGACGACGACGCCGACCTGTCCCTCATCCAGGGCAAGAAGGTCGCGATCGTCGGCTACGGCTCGCAGGGCCACGCCCACGCGCAGAACCTGCGCGACTCGGGCGTCGAGGTCGCGATCGCCCTCAAGGACGGCTCCAAGTCGGCTCCCAAGGCCGAGGAGGCCGGCTTCCCGGTCAAGAACGTCGCGGATGCCACGGCCTGGGCAGACCTGATCATGATCCTCGCGCCGGACCAGCACCAGCGCACGATCTACTCCGAGTCGATCGCGCCGAACCTCACCGCGGGCAAGACCCTCGCCTTCGCACACGGCTTCAACATCCGCTTCGGCTACATCGACGCCCCCGAGGGTGTCGACGTCATCCTCGTCGCTCCGAAGGCGCCCGGCCACACCGTGCGTCGTGAGTTCGTCGCAGGGCGCGGCATCCCGGACATCATCGCCGTCGAGAAGGATGCCTCCGGCAACGCCTGGGATCTCGCGCTGTCGTACGCCAAGGCCATCGGCGGCACCCGCGCCGGCGTCATCAAGACGACCTTCACGGAAGAGACCGAGACCGACCTGTTCGGTGAGCAGGCCGTGCTCTGCGGCGGCATGAGCCACCTCGTGCAGGCCGGCTTCGAGACGCTGACCGAGGCGGGCTACCAGCCGCAGATCGCATACTTCGAGGTTCTGCACGAGCTCAAGCTCATCGTGGACCTGATGTGGGAGGGCGGCATCGCCAAGCAGCGCTGGTCGATCTCCGACACCGCCGAGTACGGCGACTACGTCTCCGGTCCGCGCGTCATCGACTCCGCCGTCAAGGAGAGCATGAAGGGCGTGCTCGCCGACATTCAGTCCGGAGCCTTCGCCAAGCGCTTCATCGACGACCAGGACAACGGCGCGAAGGAGTTCCAGGAGCTTCGCGCCAAGGAGGAGCAGCACCCGATCGAGACGACCGGCAAGGAGCTGCGCTCGCTGTTCGCCTGGAAGCAACAGGATGAGGACTACGTCGACGGATCCGCTGCGCGCTGA
- a CDS encoding alpha-L-fucosidase, translating to MRQQWFDEARFGLFVHFGLYSAAARHEWVQNYERLTDDDYRQYFENFDPDLFDARAIARRARNTGMGYVVLTTKHHDGFALWDSGLTDFTSQTACGRDLVREYVDALRAEGLKVGLYHSVIDWHHPDFTVDWNHPRRDDENAHELNAGRDMARYRAYLHGQVRELLTGYGEIDYLFFDFTYPEAKNGWEGKGPEDWDADALLAMCRELQPGMLVNDRLGIPADFVTPEQYQPTSRLVEDGVPVVWEACQTLNGSWGYHRDNTDQKSAVLLAQMLVDSVSMDGNMLLNIGPDGRGAIAPRDAATLGELGEWMRLHRDSVIGAGHASFTPPREGVYTRRGDRVYLHLFSWPLGYVHLPDLAGRVRYARLLNDGSWLKTSVSDPEQQATLMTPAGEAEGTLTVHLPVRRPDVLMPVVELTLKDD from the coding sequence ATGCGGCAGCAGTGGTTCGACGAGGCGCGATTCGGGTTGTTCGTCCATTTCGGGCTGTACAGCGCGGCAGCGCGTCACGAATGGGTGCAGAACTACGAGCGCCTCACCGACGACGACTATCGGCAGTACTTCGAGAACTTCGATCCCGACCTCTTCGATGCGCGGGCGATCGCGCGTCGGGCCAGGAACACCGGTATGGGGTACGTCGTACTGACCACGAAGCATCACGACGGTTTCGCGCTCTGGGACTCGGGGCTCACCGACTTCACGTCACAGACCGCGTGCGGCCGCGACCTGGTGCGCGAGTACGTCGACGCGCTCCGTGCAGAGGGTCTCAAGGTAGGTCTCTACCACTCGGTGATCGACTGGCACCATCCGGATTTCACCGTCGACTGGAACCACCCGCGCCGTGACGACGAGAATGCTCACGAGCTCAACGCGGGGCGCGACATGGCTCGCTACCGCGCCTACCTGCACGGTCAGGTGCGCGAGTTGCTGACCGGCTACGGCGAGATCGACTACCTGTTCTTCGACTTCACGTACCCGGAGGCCAAGAACGGCTGGGAGGGCAAAGGACCGGAGGACTGGGATGCCGACGCGCTGCTGGCGATGTGCCGGGAGCTGCAGCCGGGGATGCTCGTGAACGACCGGCTGGGCATTCCCGCCGACTTCGTCACGCCCGAGCAGTATCAGCCGACGTCGCGGCTCGTGGAGGACGGCGTTCCAGTGGTCTGGGAGGCGTGCCAGACGCTCAACGGATCCTGGGGCTACCACCGCGACAACACCGACCAGAAGTCGGCGGTGCTGCTCGCGCAGATGCTCGTCGATTCCGTGTCGATGGATGGGAACATGCTGCTGAACATCGGTCCCGACGGCCGCGGTGCGATCGCTCCACGCGACGCCGCGACGCTCGGCGAGCTCGGCGAGTGGATGCGTCTTCACCGGGATTCCGTCATCGGTGCGGGGCATGCCTCGTTCACGCCGCCTCGAGAAGGCGTCTACACGCGCCGCGGCGACCGGGTGTACCTGCACCTCTTCAGCTGGCCGCTCGGTTACGTGCACCTTCCCGATCTCGCGGGACGTGTGCGCTATGCGCGCCTGCTCAATGACGGCTCGTGGCTGAAGACGTCCGTGTCCGACCCGGAACAGCAGGCGACGCTCATGACTCCGGCCGGCGAGGCGGAGGGCACCCTGACGGTGCACCTGCCGGTGCGACGACCGGACGTCCTGATGCCGGTCGTCGAGCTCACGCTGAAGGACGACTAG
- a CDS encoding ROK family transcriptional regulator, whose product MEITTARMAEDGRSILDLVARGAARSRTDLAAELGLAPSTVGLRVQTLLDAGLLEEAGDGASRGGRRPRVLRVPAFAGIILTVDLGGRHALIGRHSLSGALLNSQTISVDLTEGPERTLNRVGEVLDRLIGDEVLRAVGVSLPGPVDIAAGTVDQPSRMPGWPGFPVREYLHERYGAGVAVDNDANLAALGEHREQFGYARHSITVKAGTAIGSGIVVDGHVHRGATGAAGDITHTRIDGSGDLPCSCGNTGCLETVASGASLVRQMHERGHTDVGTIADVLALARDADPEATTLVRTAGTHLGQALSGVVNFFNPDAVFLTGSMSASEPFIAAVRSRVYEACHPLATQRLRIEAAATGADAILHGAARMALEQIELPVAAG is encoded by the coding sequence ATGGAGATCACCACCGCCCGCATGGCAGAAGACGGACGCAGCATCCTGGACCTCGTCGCCCGGGGAGCTGCGCGCTCGCGCACGGATCTCGCCGCTGAACTCGGCCTCGCGCCATCCACCGTGGGCCTGCGGGTGCAGACGCTGCTCGATGCGGGCCTGCTCGAGGAGGCCGGAGACGGCGCGTCGCGAGGCGGGAGACGCCCTCGCGTCCTGCGCGTGCCCGCCTTCGCCGGGATCATCCTCACCGTCGATCTCGGTGGCCGGCACGCTCTGATCGGACGCCATTCGCTCAGCGGCGCCCTGCTGAACTCGCAGACGATCTCGGTCGATCTCACCGAGGGCCCGGAACGGACCCTGAATCGCGTCGGCGAGGTGCTGGACCGTCTCATCGGGGACGAGGTCCTCAGAGCGGTCGGAGTGAGCCTGCCCGGCCCGGTGGACATCGCGGCGGGCACTGTCGATCAGCCGTCACGCATGCCCGGATGGCCCGGCTTCCCCGTCCGCGAGTATCTGCACGAGCGGTACGGGGCGGGAGTGGCCGTGGACAACGACGCCAACCTCGCAGCACTGGGCGAGCATCGCGAGCAGTTCGGATACGCCCGCCACAGCATCACCGTCAAGGCCGGCACCGCCATCGGCAGCGGGATCGTGGTCGACGGGCATGTGCATCGCGGTGCGACCGGTGCAGCCGGCGACATCACTCACACGCGAATCGACGGCAGCGGCGACCTCCCCTGCTCCTGCGGCAACACCGGATGCCTCGAGACGGTCGCCAGTGGGGCGAGCCTGGTGCGCCAGATGCATGAGCGGGGCCACACGGACGTCGGCACCATCGCCGACGTGCTGGCGCTCGCCCGCGACGCCGACCCGGAGGCGACGACTCTCGTCCGGACGGCAGGAACGCATCTCGGACAGGCCCTCTCCGGAGTCGTCAACTTCTTCAACCCCGATGCCGTCTTCCTCACCGGGAGCATGAGCGCCTCGGAGCCGTTCATCGCCGCCGTGCGCAGCCGCGTGTACGAAGCCTGCCACCCGCTGGCCACGCAGCGGCTGCGCATCGAGGCGGCGGCCACCGGTGCGGATGCGATCCTGCACGGTGCGGCGCGCATGGCGCTCGAGCAGATCGAGCTGCCGGTGGCCGCCGGTTGA
- a CDS encoding ABC transporter substrate-binding protein produces MKKMRVGAVAVATGVAVVLTGCASGAGSAGEADGDTIVVDMWSGSESDTEALEAQIAIAQEQNPDIKIKLQTSPWSDFFTKLTTNMASGNMACVTGMSGAQLGGYTQGFRELTDEDLETAGLDKTDFTPGSDGILSFGGKLYGMPFDVSAMLTFYNQDMLDAAGAATPEIGWTFDDFEQIAATATTDGKYGFGMGMGGYQWLSVPMSYSGTQPADESGTLHIDDADFVDAATWYAGLVTDQKVAAPVASASDTGWGENQYTGGNAAMAVDGTWNAVSYLNNDAGFTAGMAPLPAGPSGAMSPVLGSGYGIAKDCANPEAALKVMGSLLSPDAQDYIASSGRSYPALTASQPLYFDSIDEEYRDQVQSVFEAAFENTVPLYMTDNWAKLESYIQPNLVSVYNGDLSMAEMLGNAQAQFGN; encoded by the coding sequence ATGAAGAAGATGCGCGTAGGGGCCGTGGCAGTCGCCACCGGTGTCGCCGTGGTTCTGACCGGGTGTGCCAGCGGCGCAGGAAGCGCTGGCGAGGCCGACGGCGACACGATCGTCGTCGACATGTGGTCCGGAAGCGAGAGCGACACGGAGGCGCTGGAGGCCCAGATCGCGATTGCGCAGGAGCAGAACCCGGACATCAAGATCAAGCTGCAGACGTCGCCGTGGAGCGACTTCTTCACCAAGCTCACCACGAACATGGCCAGCGGCAACATGGCCTGTGTGACGGGCATGAGTGGTGCGCAGCTCGGCGGGTACACGCAGGGCTTCCGCGAGCTGACCGATGAGGATCTCGAGACCGCAGGGCTGGACAAGACCGACTTCACTCCCGGCTCGGACGGCATCCTCAGCTTCGGCGGCAAGCTCTACGGCATGCCGTTCGATGTGTCGGCCATGCTGACGTTCTACAACCAGGACATGCTCGACGCCGCAGGCGCCGCCACCCCCGAGATCGGCTGGACGTTCGACGATTTCGAGCAGATCGCCGCCACCGCGACCACCGACGGCAAGTACGGCTTCGGCATGGGCATGGGCGGCTACCAGTGGCTCTCGGTGCCGATGTCCTACTCCGGCACGCAGCCCGCGGACGAGTCGGGCACCCTGCACATCGACGATGCGGACTTCGTCGATGCCGCGACCTGGTACGCCGGTCTCGTCACCGATCAGAAGGTCGCAGCTCCCGTCGCATCCGCGTCCGACACGGGCTGGGGCGAGAACCAGTACACCGGCGGCAACGCGGCCATGGCCGTCGACGGCACCTGGAATGCCGTGAGCTACCTGAACAACGACGCCGGCTTCACCGCGGGCATGGCGCCGCTCCCTGCGGGCCCCTCCGGCGCCATGAGCCCCGTGCTCGGATCCGGCTACGGCATCGCGAAGGACTGCGCCAACCCCGAGGCGGCGCTCAAGGTCATGGGCTCGCTCCTGAGCCCCGACGCCCAGGACTACATCGCCTCGTCCGGTCGCTCGTACCCGGCGCTGACGGCGTCGCAGCCGCTGTACTTCGACTCGATCGACGAGGAGTACCGCGACCAGGTGCAGTCCGTCTTCGAGGCCGCGTTCGAGAACACGGTTCCGCTCTACATGACCGACAACTGGGCCAAGCTCGAGTCCTACATCCAGCCCAACCTGGTCAGCGTCTACAACGGCGACCTGTCCATGGCGGAGATGCTCGGCAACGCCCAGGCGCAGTTCGGCAACTGA